One segment of Thermoanaerobacter kivui DNA contains the following:
- a CDS encoding CehA/McbA family metallohydrolase domain-containing protein, with amino-acid sequence MSETAATVPNNQTYPAQELINRINGHNYPYSYAVIAHPYGAHPWSDWNATGFCGMELLSQETVVKPDTISRWFTLLRSGLSSTMSSGRFMVGIGTSDCHNFQAPGFAGFTWAYATSYSSTNRAAIWDAIKSGRVSASGRKDLGYFTVNGAVQGSVLNVTPGSSLQFKLVQTPVTGRKCTKITVFNKDQVAVYTVTNPSTSVIYWNTIAPSTDGFYVVKFEFTKTDGSDLSEVWANPVFINVP; translated from the coding sequence ATGAGTGAAACAGCTGCCACGGTGCCCAATAACCAAACCTATCCAGCGCAAGAGCTCATCAACCGGATAAACGGGCATAACTATCCGTACTCCTATGCGGTCATCGCCCATCCTTACGGAGCTCATCCGTGGAGTGACTGGAATGCAACGGGTTTTTGCGGGATGGAGCTTTTAAGTCAGGAGACCGTTGTCAAACCCGATACTATCTCTCGCTGGTTTACGCTGTTGCGCAGCGGGCTTTCTTCAACGATGTCCAGCGGTAGGTTTATGGTGGGCATCGGGACGTCGGATTGCCACAACTTCCAGGCGCCGGGGTTCGCGGGGTTCACCTGGGCGTACGCGACTTCGTATTCGTCGACAAACAGGGCTGCTATCTGGGATGCGATCAAGTCCGGTAGGGTCAGCGCCTCCGGGCGGAAGGACCTCGGATACTTTACCGTCAACGGGGCCGTTCAAGGAAGCGTCCTGAACGTGACACCCGGCTCGAGTCTGCAGTTCAAGCTGGTACAGACCCCGGTAACCGGCCGGAAGTGCACGAAGATCACGGTATTCAACAAGGACCAGGTAGCCGTCTATACCGTGACCAATCCGTCTACATCGGTGATATATTGGAACACTATAGCCCCATCGACCGACGGCTTTTATGTCGTAAAGTTCGAATTCACTAAGACGGACGGCTCGGACCTCAGCGAGGTATGGGCGAATCCGGTGTTCATTAACGTGCCGTAA
- the cas10 gene encoding type III-B CRISPR-associated protein Cas10/Cmr2 yields the protein MEKVWLLKLKAFLHDPPHKHWIISMDNEECIKKFQLQEKGRCHEILIKSKVIEPLLGEDLTEEEEKLIEKADTQAYPVNRILPPVAVKIRGEDVIFFDIFNKKIYYDILAETDYETENKRFLELIEKLATNYKLSQINKEEKAKILFLFLWRFYQKIFHWIKIHPADTRAPNHSIYDHLVQTSTLVSALPKPAFLLFTIGPVQSFIATARKTSDLWAGSYMLSYFIWESMKFVVEHYGPDVIVYPNLLGQPLVDLWLSSKVFGNSFTDLAQTEFDEWFKEWNRVPRSESLEGKLTIANMPNKFLAIVPVNEGEALKLGEECEKNFKEQLKRLAKKTAQRLEGILNRDRDLEKIQLQIENQLLKYFQVYWAVMPWFEEEESPEEALAGYREIIGETELYHTISEFTKHVNKILGKNQEKSKKYRDFSIAYSLLLELTEKLLGTRKSIREFEQLEQKGRKCSLCGEFEVLPLDWEKLRSKEKGLVKEKEQLCGVCLAKRLFPKRMKEELNLSEELKFPSTSEMAAIGEKRRIAENKEFIAEFKELFKEFKQKFMLPNTVSVPKLKDNQLFEIDGQWLMKESYREEYIKSEYAENFEIEDFQNMAQKIRKLLETYKINPSRYYAILQMDGDHMGKWLKGENSPSIMETLHPKVGEHIKQHAKDNLSLILYKKHPTTPSLHQTLSRKISTFALQEVRKIVEEKHYGKLVYTGGDDVLALLPVEEVLGCAYELQNAFKEVLSSEASMSAGIVIVHHKYPLYLALKEVQLAQKKAKDERQYNRNAFCLKFIKGSGAPKECGGKWELIDFLKELIEHFKKEEFSSTFPYQFFEVVDRLYDDKNKEQVLGILRNELKRIFIRQSRNRDDLEKYADEILLPKFDEIVSKTPNGVMNFANMLIIARSIAMEARI from the coding sequence ATGGAAAAAGTATGGCTTCTGAAACTTAAAGCTTTTCTTCATGACCCTCCTCATAAGCATTGGATAATTTCTATGGACAATGAAGAATGTATAAAAAAGTTCCAGCTTCAGGAAAAAGGTCGATGCCATGAGATTTTAATTAAATCTAAAGTAATTGAACCACTTCTTGGAGAAGATTTAACGGAGGAAGAAGAGAAACTTATTGAAAAAGCAGATACACAAGCTTATCCTGTAAATAGAATACTTCCCCCAGTGGCTGTTAAAATAAGAGGAGAAGATGTGATATTTTTTGACATATTTAATAAAAAAATATATTACGATATACTGGCAGAAACAGATTATGAAACTGAGAATAAGCGTTTTTTAGAATTAATAGAGAAACTTGCAACGAATTATAAGCTTTCTCAGATAAATAAAGAAGAAAAAGCAAAAATCTTGTTTTTATTTCTATGGAGATTCTATCAAAAAATTTTTCACTGGATTAAAATTCATCCTGCAGATACAAGGGCACCCAATCATTCTATTTATGATCACCTTGTTCAAACGTCCACTCTGGTTTCAGCTCTTCCCAAACCAGCATTTTTGCTTTTTACAATTGGTCCTGTTCAAAGCTTTATTGCTACCGCTAGAAAAACTTCTGATTTATGGGCAGGCAGTTATATGCTTTCTTACTTCATATGGGAAAGTATGAAGTTTGTAGTTGAACATTATGGGCCAGATGTAATTGTGTACCCGAATCTTTTAGGTCAACCTCTTGTAGATTTATGGCTTAGTTCAAAGGTATTTGGTAATTCATTCACGGATCTAGCGCAAACAGAGTTTGATGAATGGTTTAAAGAATGGAATAGAGTGCCGAGGTCTGAAAGTTTAGAAGGAAAATTGACTATTGCTAATATGCCTAATAAGTTTCTTGCAATTGTGCCGGTTAATGAAGGAGAAGCTTTGAAACTGGGCGAAGAATGTGAGAAAAACTTTAAAGAGCAACTAAAGAGGTTAGCCAAAAAGACAGCGCAAAGATTAGAAGGCATTTTAAATCGGGATAGAGATTTAGAAAAAATTCAGTTGCAGATTGAAAATCAGCTATTAAAATATTTTCAGGTTTATTGGGCAGTTATGCCATGGTTTGAAGAAGAAGAATCTCCAGAAGAGGCTTTGGCTGGTTATAGAGAAATAATAGGGGAGACAGAGCTTTATCACACGATAAGTGAGTTTACGAAACATGTTAATAAAATATTAGGTAAAAATCAAGAAAAAAGTAAAAAATATAGAGATTTTAGCATAGCCTATTCACTGCTTCTTGAACTAACCGAAAAACTGCTTGGAACAAGGAAAAGCATAAGAGAATTTGAACAGTTAGAGCAAAAAGGGCGTAAATGCAGTTTGTGCGGAGAATTTGAAGTTTTGCCATTGGATTGGGAGAAATTAAGGAGTAAGGAAAAAGGTTTAGTAAAAGAAAAAGAACAACTTTGTGGGGTGTGTCTTGCGAAGCGATTGTTCCCAAAGAGAATGAAGGAAGAGCTAAATCTTTCCGAAGAACTGAAATTTCCCTCAACTTCTGAAATGGCAGCTATTGGAGAAAAAAGGAGAATTGCTGAGAACAAAGAGTTTATTGCAGAGTTTAAGGAATTATTTAAAGAATTTAAGCAGAAATTTATGCTTCCCAATACTGTTTCTGTTCCAAAATTAAAGGATAACCAGCTTTTTGAGATAGATGGTCAATGGCTAATGAAAGAGAGTTATAGAGAAGAATATATTAAAAGCGAATATGCAGAGAACTTCGAAATAGAGGACTTTCAGAACATGGCTCAGAAAATAAGAAAGCTTCTGGAGACTTACAAAATCAACCCTTCCAGGTATTATGCTATTCTTCAAATGGATGGAGATCACATGGGGAAATGGTTAAAAGGAGAGAATAGTCCATCTATAATGGAAACTTTACACCCCAAAGTAGGAGAACATATAAAACAACATGCAAAAGATAACCTATCTTTGATACTTTACAAGAAACACCCTACTACTCCTTCTCTTCACCAGACCCTAAGCAGAAAAATTTCTACATTTGCTCTTCAAGAAGTGCGAAAAATTGTAGAAGAAAAACATTACGGAAAATTGGTTTATACAGGAGGGGATGACGTTCTAGCATTACTTCCTGTAGAAGAGGTGTTGGGATGTGCTTATGAATTGCAGAACGCTTTTAAAGAAGTTTTAAGTTCTGAGGCCTCCATGAGTGCAGGGATTGTGATAGTTCATCATAAATACCCTCTTTATCTTGCCTTAAAAGAGGTTCAACTGGCTCAGAAGAAAGCAAAGGATGAAAGACAGTATAATAGAAATGCATTTTGCCTTAAGTTTATAAAAGGAAGTGGGGCACCGAAAGAATGCGGGGGCAAATGGGAGTTGATAGATTTTTTGAAAGAACTTATAGAGCATTTCAAGAAAGAAGAATTTTCATCCACATTTCCTTATCAATTTTTTGAGGTAGTGGACAGACTGTATGATGATAAAAATAAAGAGCAGGTTCTCGGGATTTTGAGAAATGAATTGAAAAGAATATTTATTCGACAGAGTAGAAACAGAGATGATTTAGAAAAGTATGCTGATGAAATACTGCTTCCTAAATTTGATGAAATAGTTTCAAAAACGCCAAATGGAGTGATGAATTTTGCTAATATGTTGATTATAGCAAGGTCAATTGCAATGGAGGCGAGAATATGA